Proteins encoded in a region of the Polyangium spumosum genome:
- the sucD gene encoding succinate--CoA ligase subunit alpha produces MSILVNKDTRVVIQGITGEYGSQHARACIAYGTKVVAGVTPGRGGQRFEDKVPMFNTVEEAVKNEGADVSCIFVPPAGAADAIVEAADAGCRLVICITEGVPVLDMVKVRRYLEGKATRLVGPNCPGVITPGQCKIGIMPGHIHKPGHIGVLSRSGTLTYEAVGQLTALGIGQSSCVGIGGDPVAGMDFVDVLELFNQDPDTHGVIMIGEIGGGAEERAAAWIKANMKKPVAALIAGRAAPPGKRMGHAGAIISGGKGTAAAKIEALEDAGVKVAQTPAHMGETLASLLK; encoded by the coding sequence ATGAGCATTCTCGTCAACAAGGACACGCGGGTCGTCATCCAGGGCATCACCGGGGAGTACGGCTCGCAGCACGCCCGCGCCTGCATCGCGTACGGCACGAAGGTCGTCGCCGGCGTGACGCCCGGCCGCGGCGGCCAGCGCTTCGAGGACAAGGTCCCGATGTTCAACACGGTCGAGGAAGCCGTGAAGAACGAGGGCGCGGACGTCTCCTGTATCTTCGTCCCGCCCGCGGGCGCGGCCGACGCGATCGTCGAGGCCGCGGACGCCGGCTGCCGCCTCGTCATTTGCATCACCGAGGGTGTCCCGGTGCTCGATATGGTGAAGGTCCGGCGCTACCTCGAAGGCAAGGCGACGCGGCTCGTCGGGCCGAACTGCCCCGGCGTGATCACCCCCGGCCAGTGCAAGATCGGCATCATGCCCGGGCACATCCACAAGCCGGGCCATATCGGCGTGCTCTCCCGCTCGGGCACGCTGACGTACGAGGCCGTCGGTCAGCTCACGGCGCTCGGCATTGGCCAGTCGTCGTGCGTCGGGATCGGCGGCGATCCCGTCGCGGGGATGGACTTCGTCGACGTCCTCGAGCTCTTCAACCAGGATCCGGACACGCACGGCGTGATCATGATCGGCGAGATCGGCGGCGGCGCGGAGGAGCGCGCCGCGGCGTGGATCAAGGCGAACATGAAGAAGCCCGTCGCGGCGCTCATCGCGGGCCGCGCCGCGCCTCCGGGCAAGCGCATGGGCCATGCGGGCGCGATCATCTCCGGCGGCAAGGGCACGGCGGCCGCGAAGATCGAGGCGCTCGAGGACGCCGGCGTCAAGGTCGCGCAGACGCCCGCCCACATGGGCGAGACGCTCGCGAGCCTGCTCAAGTAA
- a CDS encoding DUF4360 domain-containing protein → MRHVALSFLTFFATIATFSIEARAEAPETFSIRDLKYSGPGCPDGSVAWLASQDHEAFTVLFAHLYAEVGPGVNRGNGRTRCNLNILFDFPPGWSFSIEGGDVRGYAFLEAGLSGVIRSTYSFPGLSREERAFELFFQGEMDENYEKRDVVTPSRPVPCTGRRNLHIKTETQIDDKRARGRSGLLTVDSVDGVVRQTYRLRWTRCR, encoded by the coding sequence ATGAGGCACGTCGCGCTCTCTTTCCTCACCTTCTTCGCCACGATCGCCACCTTCTCCATCGAAGCGCGGGCCGAGGCGCCGGAGACCTTCTCGATCCGGGACCTCAAATATTCGGGCCCCGGCTGCCCCGACGGATCCGTCGCCTGGCTCGCCTCGCAGGACCACGAGGCCTTCACGGTCCTCTTCGCCCACCTCTACGCCGAGGTCGGCCCCGGCGTGAATCGCGGGAACGGAAGGACCCGCTGCAACCTCAACATCCTCTTCGATTTCCCGCCTGGCTGGTCCTTCTCGATCGAGGGCGGCGACGTGCGCGGGTACGCCTTCCTCGAGGCGGGCCTCAGCGGCGTCATCCGCTCGACCTATTCGTTCCCCGGTTTGTCCCGGGAGGAGCGCGCCTTCGAGCTCTTCTTCCAGGGCGAGATGGACGAGAACTACGAAAAACGCGACGTCGTCACGCCAAGCCGCCCCGTCCCCTGCACCGGGCGGCGGAACCTGCACATCAAGACGGAGACGCAGATCGACGACAAACGCGCCCGCGGCAGGAGCGGCCTGCTCACCGTCGACAGCGTGGACGGCGTGGTCCGACAAACCTACCGATTGCGCTGGACCCGGTGCCGCTGA
- a CDS encoding protein phosphatase 2C domain-containing protein → MTRKPPRRALAMTVETLHEALASNEDVLLVSGHVYGVFDGGRSATIASEVFGERTLASLLELCQEANRRIGEARAEGGALAGSAAAVVRVAKDSFEWVMVGKSQVVVVRADGSFERLAPEDEHVLSGEPSAEAHVRAGERKLAGVRHLLLFTDGLLSPGGAEAVEGLVSRFLGGGLTEARQGAEGADVAAVAISFLPPNPAVRKRISKVPRRVVAGGPKRSSGVPSRRRRSRFP, encoded by the coding sequence ATGACGCGAAAGCCCCCCCGGAGAGCGCTGGCCATGACGGTCGAGACGCTGCACGAGGCTTTGGCGTCGAACGAGGACGTGCTGCTCGTGTCGGGGCACGTCTACGGCGTGTTCGACGGGGGGCGGAGCGCGACGATCGCCAGCGAGGTGTTCGGGGAGCGGACGCTCGCGTCGCTGCTGGAGCTCTGCCAGGAGGCGAACCGGCGCATCGGCGAGGCGCGGGCCGAGGGCGGGGCGCTCGCGGGCAGCGCAGCGGCCGTGGTGCGCGTGGCGAAGGACTCGTTCGAGTGGGTGATGGTCGGCAAGAGCCAGGTCGTGGTGGTCCGCGCGGACGGCTCGTTCGAGCGCCTCGCGCCGGAGGACGAGCACGTGCTCTCCGGCGAGCCGTCCGCCGAGGCGCACGTGCGCGCCGGAGAGCGCAAGCTCGCGGGCGTGCGGCACCTTTTGTTGTTCACGGACGGCCTGCTCTCGCCGGGCGGGGCGGAGGCGGTGGAGGGCCTCGTGAGCCGCTTCCTCGGCGGAGGCCTCACGGAGGCGCGTCAGGGCGCGGAGGGGGCGGACGTCGCCGCGGTGGCGATCTCGTTTTTGCCGCCAAACCCGGCGGTGCGGAAGCGTATCTCGAAAGTGCCGCGGCGGGTCGTCGCCGGAGGCCCGAAGCGGAGCTCGGGCGTGCCTTCGCGCAGGCGGCGGAGCCGGTTTCCGTGA